A segment of the Rhizobium sp. ZPR4 genome:
TTGCCCGTATGCACGGTTGCCGGCTGCGGCCGGATGAAGCCGAGCTCATACGCCTTGTCGGCGATCGCCTGCTCCACGGTCTTGATGGCGACCGGTGCATCTTCCAGGTTCAGCGTGCAGGCTTCCTCGCAAGGGGCGGGGCAAACACGGCCGGTGAATTCCGGGAAGTTGTTGGTCGAATGCAGGTTGTGGATCGCCTGTTCCCAGTTGTTGTTGTAAACGAGGTCGTTCCAATCGGGGATCTGATTGTGCACCGGGCAGCCGGTCGGGCCGTGGCAATAGGGAATGCCACAGTCCATGCAGCGGGCTGCCTGTTTCTGCACTTCCGGGTCCGACATGGGGATCGTGAATTCACGGAAATGCCGGATGCGATCCGACGCCGGCTGATACTTCGCCACCTGCCGATCGATCTCCAAGAAGCCTGTTACCTTGCCCATGCTTTCGTTTCCTCACTCTAAAAGAGGAGCTCATGGCTCCCGTGCCTGAGGGTCATCTCGGTTTCCCTGTCCGGCACTTTAATTCAAATCCGATTCCGCTGTTCGACAGTCGCGATCGCTATGACGGCGATCGCAATGCGAGGCGAAACCCTCGACTGGTTTGAGAACCGGGGCGGATTACTCCGCCGCCACGCTCATCCGGCTGCGCTCCATTTCCTCAAGGGCGCGGCGGTATTCGACCGGCATGACCTTGCGGAATTTCGGGCGATAGTCGGCCCAGTGATCGAGGATCTCCTTGGCTCGCGTCGAGCCCGTGTAGTGGAAGTGGTTCGAAATCAGCTGGAAGAGACGCTCTTCGTCATGGCGCGTCATGTCATCGGAGACGTCGACACGTCCCTTGTGCATGATGTCACCACCGTGATGATGCAGCTTCTCCAGCAGCTCGTCCTCTTCGGGAACCGGCTCCAGCTCGACCATCGCCATGTTGCAGCGACGAGCGAAATCGCCCTTCTCGTCGAGAACATAGGCAACGCCGCCCGACATGCCGGCCGCGAAGTTGCGGCCGGTTTCGCCGAGCACAACGACGACGCCGCCGGTCATGTATTCGCAGCCATGATCGCCGACGCCTTCGACGACAGCGATCGCGCCGGAGTTTCTGACCGCGAAGCGCTCACCCGCGACACCGCGGAAGTAGCACTCGCCCTCGGTTGCGCCGTAGAGCACGGTATTGCCGACGATGATCGAGTTTTCGGCAACGATCTTCGAATTTTCCGGCGGACGGATGATGATGCGGCCGCCCGAAAGGCCCTTGCCGACATAGTCGTTGCCGTCGCCGATCAGGTTGAAGGTGACGCCCCGTGCCAGGAAGGCTGCGAAGGATTGGCCCGCCGTGCCCTTCAGGGTGACGTTGATCGTGTCGTCCTTCAGGCCGCGATGGCCATAGCGCTTGGCAACCGCGCCCGACAGCATGGCGCCAGCCGAACGGTCGACGTTCTTGATGTCGACTTCGAAGGCGACAGGCGTCTTGGAAGAGAGCGCCGGCTCCGCCTTCTCGATCATCTTGCGGTCGAGAATGTCGTCGATCGGGTGCTTCTGCACCGTGGTCCAGTAGGTCTCTTCCTTCGGCGCATCGACCTTGTGGAAGATGCGGCTGAAATCGAGGCCCCTCGCCTTCCAGTGGGCGAGCATGTCGTCCTTTTCCAGAAGCTCGGAAGCGCCGATGATGTCATCCAGCTTGGCAACGCCAAGCGAGGCGAGGATCTCGCGCACTTCTTCGGCCACGAAGAAGAAGTAGTTGATGACATGCTCCGGCGCGCCCTTGAAGCGCTTGCGCAGGACCGGATCCTGGGTGGCGACGCCAACCGGACAGGTGTTGAGGTGGCACTTGCGCATCATGATGCAGCCGGCCGCAATCAGCGGCGCGGTGGCAAAGCCGAATTCGTCGGCACCGAGCAGCGCTCCGATGATGACATCGCGGCCGGTCTTCAGACCGCCATCCACCTGCAGGGCGATGCGCGAGCGCAGCCCGTTCAGCACCAGCGTCTGCTGGGTCTCCGCAAGACCGATTTCCCAAGGCGAACCCGCATGCTTCAGCGAAGTCAGCGGCGAAGCACCGGTACCGCCGTCATAACCCGAAACCGTGATGTGATCGGCGCGCGCCTTGGCAACGCCGGCGGCAACCGTGCCGACGCCGACTTCCGAGACGAGCTTGACCGACACATCCGAGGTCGGGTTGACGTTCTTCAGGTCGTAGATCAGCTGTGCCAGATCTTCGATCGAATAGATGTCATGGTGCGGCGGCGGCGAGATGAGGCCGACGCCCGGCGTAGAGTGCCGGGTCTTGGCGACGGTGGCATCGACCTTGTGACCGGGCAGCTGGCCGCCTTCGCCGGGCTTGGCACCCTGCGCGACCTTGATCTGCAGCACATCGGCATTGACCAGATATTCGGTCGTCACGCCGAAGCGGCCGGAGGCGATCTGCTTGATGGCGGAGCGTTCCGGGTTCGGCGAGCCGTCGAAGAGCGGCATGTAACGGTCGGCTTCCTCGCCGCCCTCGCCGGTGTTCGACTTGCCGCCGATGCGGTTCATGGCGATTGCCAGCGTCGTATGTGCCTCACGGCTGATCGAGCCGAAGGACATGGCGCCCGTCGAGAAGCGCTTGACGATATCGGCAGCCGGCTCGACCTCGTCGACCGAGATCGGCTTGCGGCCGAGCGCATCCGCGCCCTTGATCTTGAAGAGGCCGCGGATCGTGTTCATCCGAAGCGCCGATTCATTGACCATTTCGGAGAATTCGCGATAACGGTCCTCGGCATTCCCACGCACGGCATGCTGAAGTGCTGCCACGGCGTCCGGCGTCCAGGCGTGGCTTTCGCCGCGCATGCGGTAGGCATATTCGCCGCCGATGTCGAGCGTGCTTGCCAGCAGCGGATCGCGGCCGAAAGCCGACTTGTGACGGGCAACGGTTTCCTCGGCGATCGTCTCGAGGCCGATGCCCTCGATCATGGTCGCCGTGCCGAAGAAGTACTGGTCGACCAGCTCCTGCTGCAGGCCCACGGCATCGAAGATCTGCGCGCCGCAATAGGATTGATAGGTCGAGATGCCCATCTTCGACATGACCTTGAGGATGCCTTTGCCGACAGCCTTGATGTAGCGGTAGACGACTTCGGTCGCGTCCACTTCCTTCGGGAATTCGCCACGCTGATGCATGTCGAGCAGCGTGTCGAAGGCGAGGTAGGGGTTGATCGCTTCCGCACCATAACCGGCCAGCAGGCAGAAATGATGCACTTCGCGCGGCTCGCCGGTTTCGACGACGATGCCGACCGAGGTACGCAGACCCTTGCGGATCAGGTGATGGTGCACGGCAGCCGTTGCCAGCAGCGCCGGGATCGCGATGCGGTCCGGTCCGATCTGGCGGTCGGAAAGCACGATGATGTTGTAGCCGCCGCGAACGGCCGCTTCCGCCCGCTCGCAGAGACGATCGAGCATCTCGGGCATGCCTTCGGCGCCGCGTTCGACATCGTAGGTGAAATCGAGCGTCTTGGTGTCGAAGCGATCCTCGGTGTGGCCGATCGAGCGGATCTTTTCGAGATCGCCGTTGGTCAGGATCGGCTGGCGCACTTCCAAACGCTTGGCGTTGGCCATGCCGGTATGGTCAAGCAGGTTCGGGCGCGGGCCGATGAACGACACGAGGCTCATGACCAGCTCCTCGCGGATCGGATCGATCGGCGGGTTCGTCACCTGCGCGAAGTTCTGCTTGAAGTAGGTGTAGAGCAGCTTCGGCTTGTCGGACATGGCCGAGATCGGCGTATCCGTGCCCATCGAGCCGACAGCTTCCTGACCGGTCGTCGCCATCGGCGACATCAGCAGCTTGGTGTCTTCCGTCGTGTAGCCGAAAGCCTGCTGGCGGTCGAGCAGCGACACGTCGCGGCGCAGCGCGCGCGGCTCCACCGGCTTCAGGTCTTCCAAGATCAGCTGCGTGCGGTTGAGCCAGCTGCGATAGGGATGCTTGCTCGACAGTTCCGATTTCACCTCGTCGTCGGAGATGATGCGGCCCTTTTCCATGTCGATCAGCAGCATCTTGCCCGGCTGCAGGCGCCACTTCTGGATGATTTTCTCTTCCTCAACCGGCAGAACGCCGGCTTCGGATGCCATGATGATACGATCGTCGCTGGTGACGAGATAGCGGGCCGGACGCAGGCCGTTACGGTCGAGCGTCGCGCCGATCTGCTTGCCATCGGTGAAGGCGACGGCGGCGGGACCATCCCACGGCTCCATCAGGGCGGCATGATACTCGTAGAATGCCTTGCGCTCGGCAGCCATCAGCTGGTTGCCGGCCCATGCCTCGGGGATGAGCATCATCATGGCGTGCGCCATGGAATAGCCGCCGCGCACGAGGAATTCGAGCGCGTTGTCGAAACAGGCCGTGTCCGACTGCCCCTCATAGGAGATCGGCCAGAGCTTGGAGATATCTTCGCCGAACAGCGGCGAGGAGACCGACGCCTGGCGGGCAGCCATCCAGTTGACGTTGCCGCGCAGCGTGTTGATTTCGCCGTTATGGGCGACCATGCGATAGGGATGCGCAAGCTTCCACGACGGGAAGGTGTTGGTCGAGAAACGCTGGTGCACAAGCGCAACCGCCGTCTCAAAACGCGGATCGGAGAGGTCCTTATAATAGGCGCCGACCTGATAGGCGAGGAACATGCCCTTGTAGACGATGGTCGAGCTCGACAGCGAGACCGGGTAGAAGCTGCTCTCCTCGCCCTCATATTCCGCATAGATGCGGTTGGAGATCACCTTGCGCAGGGTGAAGAGGCGGCGCTCGAACTCCTCGTTCGTGCCCGCGTCGCGGCCAGCGCCGATGAAGACCTGCACATGATGCGGCTCGGTGGCGGCAATATCAGGCGCCTTCGACAGCGAGGAATTGTCGACCGGCACGTCGCGGAAGCCGAGCAGAACCTGGCCTTCCTCGGCAACGACCTGCGTGATGGCGGTCTTGAAATGCTCGATCAGCGCTTCGTCGCGCGGCAGGAAGAAATGGCCGACGCCATACTCGCCGGCCTTCGGAAGGATAACGCCCTGCTTGGCCATTTCCTCGCGGAAGAAGCGGTCGGGGATCTGCACGAGAATGCCCGCGCCGTCGCCCATCAGCGGATCGGCACCGACGGCACCGCGATGCGTCAGGTTCTCGAGGATGAACAGGCCGTCGCGCACGATCTGGTGCGACTTCTGGCCCTTCATGTGCGCGACGAAGCCGACGCCGCAGGCGTCATGCTCGTTGCGCGGATCGTAAAGGCCCTGTTTCGGCGGGATGCCAACAGCGCGTTTCGACGTCTTGGCCGTCGCGGCAGCATTGGCTGCAGCGGTCTGGTCAAAACTCGTAAACGTCGTCCTGTTCGTCATGGTCTTCCCTCCGATAAGGCCCGCGTCGCGGGCGCTCCTTC
Coding sequences within it:
- the gltB gene encoding glutamate synthase large subunit, which translates into the protein MTNRTTFTSFDQTAAANAAATAKTSKRAVGIPPKQGLYDPRNEHDACGVGFVAHMKGQKSHQIVRDGLFILENLTHRGAVGADPLMGDGAGILVQIPDRFFREEMAKQGVILPKAGEYGVGHFFLPRDEALIEHFKTAITQVVAEEGQVLLGFRDVPVDNSSLSKAPDIAATEPHHVQVFIGAGRDAGTNEEFERRLFTLRKVISNRIYAEYEGEESSFYPVSLSSSTIVYKGMFLAYQVGAYYKDLSDPRFETAVALVHQRFSTNTFPSWKLAHPYRMVAHNGEINTLRGNVNWMAARQASVSSPLFGEDISKLWPISYEGQSDTACFDNALEFLVRGGYSMAHAMMMLIPEAWAGNQLMAAERKAFYEYHAALMEPWDGPAAVAFTDGKQIGATLDRNGLRPARYLVTSDDRIIMASEAGVLPVEEEKIIQKWRLQPGKMLLIDMEKGRIISDDEVKSELSSKHPYRSWLNRTQLILEDLKPVEPRALRRDVSLLDRQQAFGYTTEDTKLLMSPMATTGQEAVGSMGTDTPISAMSDKPKLLYTYFKQNFAQVTNPPIDPIREELVMSLVSFIGPRPNLLDHTGMANAKRLEVRQPILTNGDLEKIRSIGHTEDRFDTKTLDFTYDVERGAEGMPEMLDRLCERAEAAVRGGYNIIVLSDRQIGPDRIAIPALLATAAVHHHLIRKGLRTSVGIVVETGEPREVHHFCLLAGYGAEAINPYLAFDTLLDMHQRGEFPKEVDATEVVYRYIKAVGKGILKVMSKMGISTYQSYCGAQIFDAVGLQQELVDQYFFGTATMIEGIGLETIAEETVARHKSAFGRDPLLASTLDIGGEYAYRMRGESHAWTPDAVAALQHAVRGNAEDRYREFSEMVNESALRMNTIRGLFKIKGADALGRKPISVDEVEPAADIVKRFSTGAMSFGSISREAHTTLAIAMNRIGGKSNTGEGGEEADRYMPLFDGSPNPERSAIKQIASGRFGVTTEYLVNADVLQIKVAQGAKPGEGGQLPGHKVDATVAKTRHSTPGVGLISPPPHHDIYSIEDLAQLIYDLKNVNPTSDVSVKLVSEVGVGTVAAGVAKARADHITVSGYDGGTGASPLTSLKHAGSPWEIGLAETQQTLVLNGLRSRIALQVDGGLKTGRDVIIGALLGADEFGFATAPLIAAGCIMMRKCHLNTCPVGVATQDPVLRKRFKGAPEHVINYFFFVAEEVREILASLGVAKLDDIIGASELLEKDDMLAHWKARGLDFSRIFHKVDAPKEETYWTTVQKHPIDDILDRKMIEKAEPALSSKTPVAFEVDIKNVDRSAGAMLSGAVAKRYGHRGLKDDTINVTLKGTAGQSFAAFLARGVTFNLIGDGNDYVGKGLSGGRIIIRPPENSKIVAENSIIVGNTVLYGATEGECYFRGVAGERFAVRNSGAIAVVEGVGDHGCEYMTGGVVVVLGETGRNFAAGMSGGVAYVLDEKGDFARRCNMAMVELEPVPEEDELLEKLHHHGGDIMHKGRVDVSDDMTRHDEERLFQLISNHFHYTGSTRAKEILDHWADYRPKFRKVMPVEYRRALEEMERSRMSVAAE